In Nicotiana tabacum cultivar K326 chromosome 2, ASM71507v2, whole genome shotgun sequence, the following proteins share a genomic window:
- the LOC107819785 gene encoding F-box protein At3g07870-like gives MIVLFDVHEETFWEMMVPGCLNEKCFGFHGEGFVLFVSDESLCLAESSFGNDKTIDIWMMKEYGDPESWMKQFNISLRDVSFNISVVDEIFSLLNDGRQRQVAHFLVKPIASRENGEFLWRADNGLLVSYDPEAEKIKNLGIHNANYLTYRNALYVNTYKMSLILLGKRTDYFTGDTCKESNLCKREAKGGRKVRKGNTRRGLCILSPFKFGGLMYMSKMKVKRLRMIKRKNRFQADIGSLL, from the exons ATGATTGTTCTATTTGATGTGCATGAGGAGACGTTCTGGGAAATGATGGTGCCGGGTTGTTTAAATGAGAAATGTTTTGGTTTTCATGGTGAGGGATTTGTCCTTTTTGTCTCAGATGAATCACTTTGTTTGGCTGAAAGTTCCTTTGGAAATGACAAAACAATTGATATTTGGATGATGAAAGAGTATGGTGACCCAGAATCATGGATGAAACAGTTCAACATCAGTTTAAGAGACGTGTCATTCAACATTAGTGttgttgatgaaattttctcGTTGTTAAATGATGGTCGTCAGCGTCAGGTTGCTCATTTCTTAGTAAAGCCAATAGCTTCAAGGGAAAATGGTGAATTTTTGTGGAGAGCGGACAATGGACTCTTGGTTTCATATGATCCTGAAGCTGAAAAAATTAAGAATCTTGGCATTCATAATGCTAACTATTTAACTTATCGGAATGCACTTTATGTTAATACTTACAAAATGAGCCTTATTTTACTTGGTAAGCGAACAGATTATTTTACTGGAGACACTTGCAAAGAATCCAATTTATGCAAGAGGGAGGCTAAAGGTGGGAGGAAAGTTCGTAAAGGAAACACTAGAAGAGGACTGTGTATTCTATCTCCCTTCAAATTCGGTGGATTGATGTACATGTCCAAAATGAAAGTAAAGAGGTTGCGCATGATAAAACGGAAGAACAG GTTTCAGGCTGACATTGGGAGCCTCCTTTAA